Part of the Candidatus Methylarchaceae archaeon HK02M2 genome, GATATCCTATCTGTTCATATTGGTACAAAGGTTAGGAAAAATCACACAAGCCGTAGGGATGCTTTCGAATCTATTAACATCTCTCCTGTAGCATATGTTAAAGGTAATAATATAGAAGAAATTGTGCATGGTCTTCCTCCTAAAAGAGATTTTAAAGATTTTAATTGTAAACCAGATTTCGATACAAGAGTTGCTTTGATGAAGTTCTATCCTGACTTCGATCCCGAGATCATAAATTACCTTACCAGTAGTGGCTATAAAGGAATAATCATTGAGGGAACTGGACTAGGTCATGTCGGCAGATACTGTAACAATCAATTAAAATCTGCTATAGAGAAAGGAGTGCTTGTAGCTATGACGTCCCAGTGCATCTGGGGAAGGGTGCGGATGACCGTATATGATACTGGTCGTGATCTACTGTCCATGGGTGTATTACCTCTTGATGATATGCTACCTGAAACAGCGCTTGTAAAGATGATGTGGGTATTAGGCAATACGAGCAGTGTTGAAGAGGCAAAGAAGTTGATGAAAATGAACATAGCCGGAGAAATCAGTTACAGGTCCGATCTACAAAGAAGACCAATAAAGTGATCCTAAAAAGGTTGGAGATATGATCGATTATAAAGAAATAGGCTTGAAGGTAGGGCTTGAAATACACCAGCAATTAGCAACTAAAAGAAAACTTTTTTGCCAATGCGAAAAGTTTCAATCTGATAAATCTGAGTTCTCATTTGAGAGAAGGTTAAGACCTACACAGAGTGAGTTGGGTCAAGTCGATCCAGCAGCCATGTTCGAGTTCAAGAAAGGCAGAATGATAAAGTATCAAGTGAACCGTGAGAGTGCCTGCCTTGTAGAGGCTGATGAGGAGCCTCCTCATGATTTGAATATGGAAGCTGTGGAGTCTGCCCTTATTGTAGCTTTAGCTTTAAACTCGAAAATAGTAGATGAATTACATACAATGAGGAAGTTAGTGATAGACGGCTCAAATACAACAGGTTTTCAGAGAACAATAATAGTTGCCCTTGGAGGTGTGCTAAAAACTATTGCTAGAGAAGTAGATGTCCAAACGATATGCCTTGAGGAAGATGCTGCAAGGTTGACAAAAGATTCTAAAAATTTCCGCGAATACTGGTTAGACAGGCTATGTGTGCCATTAGTTGAGATAGCTCTAGCTCCTGTAGAAGAATCACCTCACAAGGTTCAAGAGATAGCTCTATCATTAGGCAGACTTCTTAGAGCAACTAAAAGAGTAGCGAGAGGTCTTGGCACAATAAGACAAGATATCAATGTATCTATAAAAGAGGGAGCAGTAGTAGAAGTTAAAGGAATTC contains:
- the gatE gene encoding Glu-tRNA(Gln) amidotransferase subunit GatE, yielding MIDYKEIGLKVGLEIHQQLATKRKLFCQCEKFQSDKSEFSFERRLRPTQSELGQVDPAAMFEFKKGRMIKYQVNRESACLVEADEEPPHDLNMEAVESALIVALALNSKIVDELHTMRKLVIDGSNTTGFQRTIIVALGGVLKTIAREVDVQTICLEEDAARLTKDSKNFREYWLDRLCVPLVEIALAPVEESPHKVQEIALSLGRLLRATKRVARGLGTIRQDINVSIKEGAVVEVKGI